A portion of the Malania oleifera isolate guangnan ecotype guangnan chromosome 3, ASM2987363v1, whole genome shotgun sequence genome contains these proteins:
- the LOC131152397 gene encoding sm-like protein LSM5 isoform X1, whose protein sequence is MSNNPSQLLPSELIDRCIGSKIWVIMKGDKELVGTLRGFDVYVNMVLEDVTEYEITSEGRRITKLDQILLNGNNIAIVSRTLILTKSTTLYVENFKPRADVYYISCSWFLAAPLIQNDALVSILCFGIFFWTRWHKHCSVETC, encoded by the exons AGCTGATCGATAGGTGCATAGGATCTAAAATATGGGTGATAATGAAAGGAGACAAGGAGCTCGTTGGAACCCTAAGGGGGTTTGATGTCTACGTGAACATGGTTCTTGAAGACGTTACAGAATA tgaaATCACTTCTGAAGGGCGACGAATAACAAAGCTTGATCAGATTTTGCTAAATGGGAACAATATTGCCATTGTAAGTAGAACGCTGATACTGACGAAATCTACAACTTTGTATGTGGAAAATTTTAAGCCTCGGGCTGATGTGTATTACATCTCATGCAGCTGGTTCCTGGCGGCTCCCCTGATCCAGAATGATGCGCTTGTCTCTATCCTCTGTTTTGGCATTTTTTTCTGGACGAGATGGCATAAGCATTGTTCGGTGGAGACATGTTAG